From Neobacillus sp. PS2-9, the proteins below share one genomic window:
- the aspS gene encoding aspartate--tRNA ligase, with protein sequence MYGRSYFCGEVPETAVGQKVTLKGWVQKRRDLGGLIFIDLRDRSGIVQVVFNPDLSTEALQTAEKIRNEYVLDIVGTVVSREAGTINENLKTGKIEVQAEKVTIINEAKTPPFMISDKTDASEDVRLKYRYLDFRRPVIFETLKMRHQVTKQIRDFLDSEGFLDIETPILTKSTPEGARDYLVPSRVHPGEFYALPQSPQLFKQLLMVGGVERYYQIARCFRDEDLRADRQPEFTQIDIETSFLSQEDIMGMMETMMSKLMKEVKGVDIPAAFPRMTYDEAMSRYGSDKPDTRFGLELVDLSEIVKDSGFKVFAAAVANGGQVKAINVKGAAEKYSRKDIDALTEFVAVYGAKGLAWLKVDAEGLKGPIAKFFTEEDVQALTASLEAAEGDLLLFVADKKSVVADSLGALRSKLGKELNLIDQSVFNFLWVTDWPLLEYDEEEGRYYAAHHPFTMPFREDLELLDSDPGKVRAQAYDLVLNGYELGGGSLRIFERDIQEKMFSILGFTPEEAKEQFGFLLNAFEYGTPPHGGIALGLDRLVMLLAGSTNLRDTIAFPKTASASCLLTNAPGEVSEAQLKELNLSLNVNK encoded by the coding sequence TCTAGGTGGCTTAATCTTTATTGATCTTCGCGACCGCTCTGGAATTGTTCAGGTAGTATTCAACCCGGATTTATCAACGGAAGCACTACAAACAGCTGAAAAGATTCGTAATGAATATGTTCTCGATATTGTTGGAACAGTTGTCAGCCGTGAAGCGGGAACAATTAATGAAAACCTGAAAACAGGAAAGATTGAAGTACAGGCAGAAAAAGTAACGATTATCAATGAGGCAAAGACACCTCCCTTTATGATTTCTGATAAAACAGATGCATCTGAGGATGTTCGTTTAAAATACCGATACCTAGATTTCCGTAGACCAGTTATTTTTGAAACCTTAAAAATGCGTCATCAGGTAACAAAACAAATTAGAGATTTCTTAGACTCTGAAGGATTCTTAGATATTGAAACACCAATCTTAACCAAAAGTACTCCAGAAGGAGCACGTGATTATTTAGTACCAAGCCGTGTTCACCCTGGTGAATTCTATGCACTGCCACAATCACCACAGCTATTTAAACAATTACTAATGGTTGGTGGAGTGGAGCGTTACTATCAAATTGCCCGTTGTTTCCGTGACGAGGATTTACGTGCAGACCGTCAACCTGAATTTACCCAAATTGATATTGAAACAAGCTTCCTAAGCCAAGAGGATATCATGGGAATGATGGAAACAATGATGTCAAAGCTTATGAAAGAAGTAAAAGGCGTAGACATTCCAGCAGCCTTCCCACGTATGACTTATGATGAAGCGATGAGCCGTTACGGTTCCGATAAGCCAGATACGCGATTTGGACTAGAACTAGTTGACCTTTCTGAGATTGTGAAGGATTCTGGCTTTAAAGTATTTGCTGCAGCTGTTGCCAATGGTGGACAAGTAAAAGCGATTAATGTTAAAGGTGCTGCAGAAAAATATTCACGTAAAGACATTGATGCTTTAACTGAGTTCGTAGCTGTATATGGTGCGAAAGGGCTGGCTTGGCTTAAAGTAGATGCTGAAGGACTAAAAGGACCAATTGCGAAATTCTTCACTGAGGAAGATGTGCAAGCACTGACAGCAAGTCTTGAAGCCGCTGAAGGTGATTTACTTTTGTTTGTTGCTGATAAAAAGAGTGTAGTTGCTGATTCTCTAGGGGCGCTTCGCTCGAAGCTTGGAAAAGAGTTAAATCTAATTGATCAAAGTGTGTTCAATTTCTTATGGGTCACAGACTGGCCATTGTTAGAGTACGATGAAGAAGAAGGCCGTTATTATGCTGCCCATCATCCATTTACAATGCCATTTAGGGAAGACCTTGAATTGTTAGACTCAGATCCTGGAAAAGTACGTGCTCAAGCATATGACCTTGTGTTGAATGGATATGAGCTTGGCGGCGGTTCACTGAGAATTTTTGAGCGTGATATTCAAGAGAAGATGTTCAGCATCCTTGGGTTTACTCCTGAAGAAGCAAAAGAACAATTCGGTTTCTTATTGAATGCATTTGAATACGGTACTCCGCCACATGGTGGTATTGCATTAGGGCTTGACCGTTTAGTTATGCTTCTTGCTGGCAGCACAAACCTACGTGATACTATTGCATTTCCTAAGACAGCAAGTGCAAGCTGCTTATTAACAAATGCACCAGGTGAAGTTTCAGAAGCTCAATTAAAGGAACTGAATTTGTCATTAAATGTTAATAAATAA
- a CDS encoding tRNA threonylcarbamoyladenosine dehydratase translates to MLHQFSRNELAIGKEGLDIMKNSTVAVLGIGGVGSFAAEALARSGVGRLVLIDKDDVDITNVNRQLIALLSTVGRPKVEIMQERIKDINPDCEVIALKMFYTEETYEEIFGHKLDFVVDASDTIMYKIHLMKECLKRNIPIISSMGAANKMDPTRFQIADISKTHTDPIAKVIRTKLRKERIHKGIPVVFSDESPIVVREEVVKVVGKENAPIRKAKMPPASNAFVPSAAGLIMASYVVRELLKDIKITRVSDEK, encoded by the coding sequence ATGCTGCATCAATTTTCCCGTAATGAGCTTGCCATTGGTAAAGAAGGCCTCGATATCATGAAAAATAGTACGGTTGCTGTTTTGGGAATCGGGGGTGTCGGTTCATTTGCTGCTGAAGCTCTTGCCCGTTCTGGCGTTGGCCGCTTAGTCTTAATTGATAAGGACGATGTGGATATTACAAACGTCAACCGCCAGCTAATTGCTTTGCTTTCAACAGTAGGTAGACCAAAAGTAGAGATTATGCAGGAACGGATTAAAGATATAAATCCAGACTGTGAAGTGATTGCCCTTAAGATGTTCTATACAGAAGAAACGTACGAAGAGATTTTCGGCCATAAATTAGATTTTGTTGTGGATGCTTCTGATACGATTATGTATAAGATTCATTTAATGAAGGAATGTTTAAAGCGAAATATCCCGATTATTTCAAGTATGGGAGCAGCCAACAAGATGGACCCAACGCGGTTCCAAATTGCGGATATATCTAAAACACATACGGATCCCATTGCAAAGGTGATTCGTACAAAGCTTCGTAAGGAACGCATTCATAAAGGGATTCCAGTTGTATTTTCGGATGAAAGTCCAATTGTGGTTCGAGAAGAAGTTGTAAAAGTAGTAGGGAAAGAAAATGCGCCAATTCGTAAGGCGAAAATGCCGCCTGCATCGAATGCATTCGTCCCATCAGCAGCCGGTCTGATCATGGCCAGCTACGTTGTTCGTGAGTTATTAAAGGATATTAAAATCACACGTGTATCTGATGAAAAATAA
- a CDS encoding nuclease-related domain-containing protein codes for MSAKDKKYYLKLEKGYQGEMKFDQYTSKLQNDLYFINDLCIDFNNANFQIDTLTISQSTIFPFEVKNFEGNYLYENDSFYTLSRDEVQNPLDQLKRSSSLLRQLIKNIGFHTPIEGNVIFINPDFTLYQAPLNKPIIYSTQLNSYMKKLNQLPSKLTSNHRELAETLISMHQNKSPYSRFPPYRYDQMKKGIICPDSNSFLICKDDKKLVCVDCGYEEELKTGILRSVEELRLLFPDLKITTNLIHEWCNVIHSKKLLRRILMENLMATGYGRWVFFE; via the coding sequence TTGTCAGCAAAGGATAAAAAATATTATTTAAAACTTGAAAAAGGATACCAAGGTGAGATGAAGTTTGACCAATATACTAGTAAGTTGCAAAATGATTTGTATTTTATAAACGATTTATGCATTGATTTTAACAATGCGAATTTCCAAATTGATACATTAACCATTTCTCAAAGTACAATCTTTCCTTTTGAAGTAAAGAATTTTGAGGGGAATTATTTATACGAAAATGATAGTTTTTATACTTTATCCAGGGACGAAGTTCAAAATCCATTAGATCAATTAAAGCGAAGTTCATCTCTATTACGCCAGCTAATCAAAAATATTGGTTTTCATACACCTATAGAAGGAAATGTAATCTTTATTAACCCCGATTTTACTTTATATCAGGCCCCTCTTAACAAACCAATTATTTATTCAACACAGCTTAATTCCTATATGAAAAAATTAAACCAGCTTCCTTCAAAATTAACATCTAATCACAGGGAGCTTGCAGAAACATTAATCTCGATGCATCAAAATAAATCCCCCTATTCCCGTTTTCCGCCATATAGATATGACCAAATGAAAAAAGGAATTATTTGTCCTGATTCTAATTCATTTTTAATTTGTAAAGATGATAAGAAACTAGTTTGTGTAGATTGTGGATATGAGGAAGAACTTAAAACAGGTATTTTAAGGAGTGTAGAGGAGCTAAGACTTCTTTTTCCTGATTTAAAAATTACAACTAATCTAATCCATGAGTGGTGTAATGTGATCCATTCTAAAAAGTTATTAAGACGTATACTAATGGAAAATTTAATGGCAACTGGGTATGGTCGGTGGGTGTTTTTCGAGTAG
- a CDS encoding ABC transporter ATP-binding protein: protein METIVELKNVTKVIKGRTIIDNISFKVNKGEVFGFLGPNGAGKTTTIRMIVGLMGITSGDIIIGQSSIKADFENAVGHVGAIVENPEMYKFLTGYQNLVHYARMGKGITKEKIAETVELVGLTDRINDKVKTYSLGMRQRLGLAQCLLHDPKVLILDEPTNGLDPAGIREIRDYIRLLAREKSMAVIVSSHLLSEMEMMCDRIGIIQNGQLIDVQLVKEFVHGTETTYELEVVPSDKALLIVQNHYSSIRANRSRNGISVELSKEEIPNLVKAFVAEDIQVYGIKEVAKTLEDRFLEVTAEKEAVTRG from the coding sequence TTGGAAACAATCGTAGAGTTAAAAAACGTAACTAAAGTGATTAAAGGAAGAACTATCATTGATAATATCAGTTTTAAAGTAAATAAAGGCGAAGTTTTCGGCTTCCTTGGCCCGAATGGTGCTGGGAAAACAACGACTATCCGAATGATTGTCGGTTTAATGGGGATCACCTCAGGAGATATCATCATCGGCCAATCGAGCATCAAAGCTGATTTTGAAAATGCGGTGGGACATGTGGGTGCTATCGTCGAAAATCCAGAAATGTATAAATTTTTAACTGGTTATCAAAACCTCGTCCACTATGCGCGGATGGGAAAAGGGATTACAAAGGAAAAAATCGCTGAAACAGTGGAACTGGTTGGGTTAACAGATCGTATCAATGACAAAGTAAAAACCTATTCACTTGGAATGCGGCAAAGATTGGGGTTAGCTCAATGTCTTTTACATGATCCAAAGGTGTTAATCCTGGATGAGCCTACCAACGGTTTAGATCCTGCAGGAATACGAGAAATCCGTGACTATATTCGTCTACTGGCACGTGAAAAAAGTATGGCAGTCATTGTTTCGAGTCATTTACTTTCCGAAATGGAAATGATGTGCGACCGCATTGGGATTATTCAAAATGGTCAGTTGATCGATGTTCAGCTCGTAAAGGAGTTTGTCCATGGAACGGAAACTACCTATGAGTTAGAAGTAGTTCCAAGCGATAAAGCTTTGTTAATTGTCCAAAACCACTATTCAAGTATCCGAGCGAACCGCTCTAGAAATGGGATATCGGTAGAGCTTTCTAAGGAAGAAATACCTAACCTTGTAAAAGCTTTTGTTGCAGAAGATATTCAAGTTTACGGAATCAAAGAAGTAGCAAAAACACTAGAAGATCGCTTCCTAGAAGTAACGGCTGAAAAGGAGGCGGTAACACGTGGGTAA
- a CDS encoding ABC transporter permease: MGNLIKNEWMKIFRRPGTYVMVAILVISIAIVGFVVKYQQNGMDVSEDPKWEQVLQEENNALKQQMDQSRTKIEKQYFKKEIAINNYRIKHHIPPREKYSVWSFVKDTSQLIVLAGLFIIIVAAGIVASEFNWGTIKLLLIRPINRTKILLSKYLTVLLYAIFMLSILFVFSTILGAILFGMPDEAVSYLNYNNGQVTEQNIVVHLLIYYGLSSIDMIMLVTMAFMISSVFRNSSLAIGLSLFLLFTGGQFTTLLAMKFTWAKYILFANTDLMQYVEGAPLVEGMTLSFSVLMLLAYFALFQFLAFFVFKKRDVAA; encoded by the coding sequence GTGGGTAATTTAATCAAAAATGAATGGATGAAAATTTTTAGACGCCCTGGAACCTATGTGATGGTTGCCATCCTAGTCATTTCTATAGCAATAGTAGGTTTTGTAGTAAAGTATCAACAAAATGGGATGGATGTGTCCGAGGATCCCAAATGGGAACAAGTCCTACAAGAAGAAAATAATGCATTAAAGCAGCAGATGGACCAAAGCCGGACAAAAATCGAAAAGCAGTATTTTAAAAAAGAAATAGCGATTAATAATTACCGAATCAAGCATCATATTCCGCCAAGAGAAAAATATTCGGTGTGGTCATTTGTAAAAGATACATCACAGCTCATTGTGTTAGCTGGGTTATTCATCATTATTGTGGCTGCTGGAATTGTGGCCAGTGAGTTTAACTGGGGAACAATCAAGCTGTTATTGATTAGGCCAATCAACCGAACGAAAATTTTACTATCTAAATATTTGACGGTATTGTTGTACGCTATATTCATGCTGTCCATCTTATTTGTCTTTTCAACTATACTTGGTGCCATCCTGTTCGGCATGCCAGACGAAGCGGTTTCGTATTTAAATTATAATAATGGTCAAGTAACGGAGCAAAATATCGTTGTCCATTTATTAATCTATTACGGTTTAAGCTCAATTGATATGATTATGCTGGTTACAATGGCATTTATGATTTCTTCAGTCTTCCGTAATAGTTCGCTTGCCATTGGTTTATCCCTATTTCTATTGTTCACTGGGGGTCAGTTTACTACTCTACTGGCCATGAAATTTACCTGGGCAAAATACATTCTGTTTGCTAATACGGATTTAATGCAATATGTGGAAGGAGCGCCATTGGTGGAAGGAATGACCCTGTCCTTCTCCGTGCTTATGCTGTTGGCCTACTTTGCTCTATTCCAATTTCTCGCATTCTTTGTCTTTAAAAAACGAGACGTTGCTGCATAA
- a CDS encoding replication-associated recombination protein A, whose product MQQKPLAFRMRPRTIDEVVGQQHLVGDGKIIARMVKAKQLTSMILYGPPGIGKTSIASAIAGSTKYAFRTLNAVTNNKKDMEIVAAEAKMSGKVILLLDEVHRLDKGKQDFLLPYLENGMITLIGATTSNPYHAINPAIRSRCQIFELKPLTPDEVKQALLRAIEDEDRGLGKLKVNVTDEALQHFANASNGDVRSSLNALELAVLSTDEDEEGMVSIDVESAEECLQKKSMAADKDGDGHYDVLSAFQKSIRGSDANAALHYLGRLIEAGDLVSISRRLIVIAYEDIGLANPQAGPRTLAAIETAERLGFPEARIPLANAVIELCLSPKSNSAILAIDTALEDIRKGNVGEIPDHLKDAHYKGAKELGRGIEYLYPHNYENGWVPQQYLPNRLKNKQYYQPKKTGKFEQALAVVYEKLIRKS is encoded by the coding sequence ATGCAGCAAAAGCCTTTGGCCTTTCGGATGAGGCCAAGAACGATTGACGAAGTCGTAGGTCAGCAGCATTTGGTTGGTGACGGAAAAATCATTGCTAGAATGGTGAAAGCAAAACAGCTTACATCCATGATTTTATATGGACCACCTGGAATTGGCAAAACATCGATTGCAAGTGCCATTGCTGGAAGTACCAAATATGCCTTTCGAACCTTAAACGCAGTAACAAATAATAAAAAAGATATGGAAATTGTTGCAGCTGAGGCAAAAATGTCAGGAAAAGTGATTCTTCTTCTAGATGAAGTCCATCGTTTGGACAAAGGAAAACAAGACTTTTTGCTTCCCTATTTAGAAAATGGAATGATTACGCTAATCGGCGCAACCACAAGTAACCCCTACCATGCGATTAATCCTGCGATTCGCAGTCGCTGTCAAATTTTTGAGCTTAAACCACTAACACCTGATGAGGTGAAGCAGGCATTGCTCCGTGCGATTGAAGACGAGGATCGTGGACTGGGCAAATTAAAGGTGAATGTGACTGACGAAGCCTTACAACATTTCGCCAATGCCTCGAACGGAGATGTCAGAAGCTCCTTAAATGCACTCGAATTAGCCGTGCTCTCAACAGACGAAGATGAAGAAGGCATGGTTTCAATCGATGTGGAATCGGCCGAGGAATGTCTGCAGAAGAAAAGCATGGCTGCAGATAAGGATGGGGACGGCCACTATGATGTCCTGTCTGCCTTTCAAAAGTCCATCCGTGGTAGTGACGCCAATGCTGCCCTGCACTATCTTGGCAGGCTAATTGAAGCAGGTGACCTTGTCAGTATCAGCCGCAGACTAATCGTCATTGCCTATGAGGATATTGGACTCGCCAATCCACAAGCAGGACCACGGACGTTAGCAGCGATTGAAACGGCAGAAAGACTGGGCTTTCCTGAGGCAAGAATCCCGCTTGCTAATGCCGTAATTGAACTATGCTTATCGCCCAAATCGAACTCTGCTATTTTGGCTATCGATACCGCTCTTGAAGATATCCGAAAAGGGAATGTAGGTGAAATTCCTGATCATTTAAAGGATGCCCACTACAAGGGAGCAAAAGAGCTTGGCAGAGGAATCGAATATTTATATCCACACAACTATGAAAATGGCTGGGTTCCGCAGCAATACTTGCCGAACCGGCTGAAAAACAAACAATACTACCAGCCGAAGAAAACCGGGAAATTCGAGCAGGCCCTTGCAGTAGTCTATGAAAAACTAATACGTAAAAGCTAA
- the cymR gene encoding cysteine metabolism transcriptional regulator CymR, with product MKISTKGRYGLTIMIELAKKYGEGPTSLKAIAQANDLSEHYLEQLVAPLRNAGLVKSIRGAYGGYILTNVPSKITAGDVIRVLEGPITPVEGIEDEEPAKRELWIRIRDAIKGVLDNTTLEDLANHSEDNDTEGYMFYI from the coding sequence GTGAAAATATCAACAAAGGGTAGATATGGTCTTACAATTATGATTGAGCTTGCTAAAAAATATGGTGAAGGTCCCACATCTTTAAAAGCCATTGCACAGGCAAATGATTTATCAGAACATTATTTAGAGCAATTGGTTGCTCCGTTAAGGAATGCAGGTTTAGTTAAGAGTATAAGAGGGGCATATGGTGGTTATATTCTTACAAATGTTCCTTCTAAAATTACTGCTGGGGATGTCATTCGTGTCCTGGAGGGACCGATTACGCCGGTTGAAGGAATTGAAGATGAGGAGCCAGCAAAGCGAGAACTTTGGATTAGAATTAGGGATGCGATTAAGGGTGTTTTAGATAACACTACTTTAGAAGATCTGGCAAATCACAGTGAAGATAATGATACCGAAGGTTATATGTTTTATATATAA
- a CDS encoding cysteine desulfurase family protein: protein MERIYLDHAATTPMHPKVIGKMVEAMNTIFGNPSSIHSFGREARHQIDRARAGLARSIGAKENEIIFTSGGTEADNMALFGVAESYQNKGKHIITTKVEHHAVLHACKKLEKMGYEVTYLPVDEIGRVSISEFQEALRDDTILVSIMYGNNEVGSIQPISEIGHLLKDHQAVFHTDAVQAYGIEKIDVNESQIDLLSVSAHKINGPKGTGFLFARSNVKLSPRSFGGDQERKRRAGTENVASIVGFHEAVTIANEERAANREKYIGFKEVMLAKLRELDIEFNINGLLETSLPHVLNLSFPGTSVEAMLVNLDLAGIAVSSGSACTAGSLEPSHVLVAMFGKQSERLINSIRFSFGLNTTTEDVVKAAEETAKVVLRLKK from the coding sequence ATGGAACGAATTTATCTCGACCACGCAGCAACCACACCCATGCATCCTAAAGTAATTGGAAAAATGGTCGAAGCTATGAATACGATTTTTGGTAACCCTTCGAGTATTCACTCATTCGGAAGGGAAGCCCGTCATCAAATTGATAGAGCTAGGGCTGGACTTGCGCGCAGCATTGGTGCAAAGGAAAACGAGATTATTTTTACAAGCGGTGGTACAGAAGCCGATAACATGGCGTTGTTTGGTGTGGCTGAAAGCTATCAGAATAAAGGCAAACACATTATTACCACTAAGGTGGAACATCATGCTGTCTTGCATGCTTGTAAAAAGCTAGAGAAGATGGGTTATGAGGTTACCTATTTACCTGTTGATGAAATAGGACGGGTTTCCATCTCTGAATTCCAAGAAGCATTGAGGGATGATACGATTTTAGTATCCATCATGTATGGTAACAATGAAGTTGGCTCGATTCAGCCAATTTCTGAAATCGGCCACTTACTAAAAGATCATCAAGCAGTCTTTCATACCGATGCGGTACAAGCCTATGGAATAGAAAAGATTGATGTAAACGAAAGCCAAATTGATTTATTATCCGTTTCTGCTCATAAAATCAATGGTCCAAAAGGAACAGGTTTTCTTTTTGCCCGTTCAAATGTGAAACTCTCTCCTCGCTCCTTTGGCGGGGACCAAGAAAGAAAGAGACGAGCTGGAACGGAAAATGTTGCTTCTATTGTTGGTTTTCATGAAGCTGTTACAATTGCAAATGAAGAAAGAGCGGCTAATAGAGAAAAGTATATAGGTTTTAAAGAGGTAATGTTAGCAAAATTGCGTGAATTAGATATCGAGTTTAACATAAACGGATTGCTTGAAACTTCACTGCCACATGTATTAAACTTAAGCTTTCCGGGAACGAGTGTGGAGGCTATGCTTGTTAATCTTGATTTGGCAGGCATTGCTGTTTCGAGCGGATCAGCATGTACGGCTGGTAGCTTAGAACCCTCTCATGTCCTGGTTGCCATGTTTGGTAAACAGTCAGAGCGCTTGATCAATTCGATCCGATTTAGTTTTGGCTTAAACACGACGACTGAGGACGTCGTGAAAGCTGCTGAAGAGACGGCAAAGGTTGTTTTGCGTCTGAAAAAATAA
- the mnmA gene encoding tRNA 2-thiouridine(34) synthase MnmA, whose amino-acid sequence MEKKEPKDIRVVVGMSGGVDSSVAALLLKQQGYDVIGIFMKNWDDTDENGVCTATEDYEDVIRVCNQIGIPYYAVNFEKQYWDKVFSYFLEEYKAGRTPNPDVMCNKEIKFKAFLEHALKLGADYLATGHYARVEFRDGEYKMLRGLDENKDQTYFLNQLTQEQLSRVMFPIGDLEKSRVREIAKEAELATATKKDSTGICFIGERNFKDFLGQYLPAQPGRMETFEGEIKGKHEGLMYHTIGQRHGLGIGGAGEPWFAIGKDLDRNVLYVGQGFHNEKLYSNSIIATNVSWVSNKEKSAEFECTAKFRYRQEDNSVTVRLLEGNRAEVIFKEPIRAVTPGQAVVFYNGEECLGGGTIDEVYKNGERLTYVG is encoded by the coding sequence ATGGAGAAAAAAGAGCCAAAAGATATCCGTGTTGTAGTTGGAATGTCAGGTGGTGTTGACTCCTCTGTAGCTGCACTACTATTAAAGCAGCAAGGCTATGACGTAATCGGAATTTTTATGAAGAATTGGGATGACACAGACGAAAATGGTGTGTGTACAGCCACTGAAGACTACGAGGATGTCATTCGGGTATGCAATCAAATTGGCATTCCTTATTATGCTGTTAATTTTGAAAAACAATATTGGGATAAGGTATTTTCTTATTTCCTTGAAGAATATAAAGCGGGTAGAACACCAAACCCAGATGTGATGTGTAACAAAGAAATTAAATTTAAGGCATTCCTCGAGCATGCGCTTAAATTAGGTGCAGATTACTTAGCAACGGGTCATTATGCAAGAGTTGAATTCCGTGATGGTGAATATAAAATGCTACGTGGCCTGGATGAAAATAAGGACCAAACGTATTTCTTAAATCAACTGACACAGGAACAACTGAGTAGAGTTATGTTCCCAATTGGAGACTTAGAGAAATCTCGAGTAAGGGAAATAGCGAAGGAAGCAGAACTTGCTACTGCCACAAAAAAGGACAGTACGGGTATTTGCTTTATCGGTGAACGGAATTTTAAGGACTTCCTAGGTCAATATCTACCGGCTCAACCGGGTAGGATGGAGACATTTGAAGGTGAGATTAAAGGGAAACATGAAGGTCTAATGTATCATACCATTGGCCAGCGTCATGGTTTAGGTATAGGAGGAGCAGGTGAACCTTGGTTTGCCATTGGAAAGGACTTAGATAGAAATGTCCTTTATGTTGGACAAGGTTTCCACAATGAAAAGCTTTATTCCAACTCGATTATTGCAACCAACGTTAGTTGGGTATCGAACAAAGAAAAATCGGCTGAGTTTGAATGTACGGCCAAGTTCCGCTATCGCCAGGAAGATAATAGCGTGACTGTACGTTTGTTAGAAGGCAATCGTGCAGAAGTTATTTTCAAGGAGCCCATTCGTGCGGTTACCCCAGGACAGGCAGTTGTTTTTTACAATGGCGAGGAATGTCTTGGCGGCGGTACCATCGACGAAGTGTACAAAAATGGTGAACGGTTAACATATGTAGGATAA
- a CDS encoding tetratricopeptide repeat protein, which produces MDKNQLGVQYMQEGNYEEAAKAFNAAIEENPTDPVAYINFGNVLSAVGDDEKAIKFYQKALEIDENAAAAYYSIGNIMFTHDQFDEAKNMFETAMKKGLESADNYFMLGLTLVQLDKNRFALPYLQRSVELNEEDAEARFQYGLCLAQLEFIDESMVQFEKCIELDPGHSDAYYNLGVSYAFKENSTKAIEMFNKALENQPDHLLAGHAKKLIENMQ; this is translated from the coding sequence ATGGATAAAAACCAATTAGGTGTACAATACATGCAGGAAGGTAACTACGAAGAAGCAGCTAAAGCCTTCAATGCAGCAATAGAAGAAAATCCGACGGACCCTGTTGCTTATATTAACTTCGGCAATGTTCTTTCAGCTGTCGGTGACGATGAAAAGGCTATCAAATTTTATCAAAAGGCACTTGAAATAGATGAAAACGCGGCAGCAGCTTACTATAGTATCGGTAACATTATGTTCACTCATGATCAGTTTGACGAGGCTAAAAATATGTTTGAAACAGCCATGAAAAAGGGGCTGGAGTCTGCCGATAATTACTTTATGTTAGGTTTAACGCTAGTACAATTAGACAAGAACCGCTTCGCCCTTCCTTACCTGCAAAGAAGTGTTGAGCTGAATGAAGAGGATGCAGAAGCAAGGTTTCAATATGGTTTATGTCTAGCACAATTAGAATTCATTGACGAATCTATGGTTCAATTTGAAAAGTGTATTGAACTCGATCCAGGACACTCAGATGCTTATTATAATTTAGGGGTTTCGTATGCCTTTAAAGAAAATTCTACTAAAGCAATTGAAATGTTTAATAAAGCCTTGGAAAACCAGCCAGACCATTTGCTTGCAGGACATGCAAAAAAATTAATTGAAAATATGCAATAG